One window of the Cryptomeria japonica chromosome 7, Sugi_1.0, whole genome shotgun sequence genome contains the following:
- the LOC131856533 gene encoding UPF0481 protein At3g47200-like, whose product MVINISEQYPLKKTLCIYRVPVNIRGLKEEAYIPSAVGLGLYHHNINLSVMDGHKKEAVKRTLSRINLTSQQLNTELNKKIEKLENEIRDCYQDRAIECSGQTFEDIFVKDACFILQYIRSYVGMDASPTDSTNSCFQNYDHHDDFHSSVQSDIWKLENQIPLFILITILQLEFNDHAKDKLAEMLQMFFLFRPFVFYFTSCRNKIESRLKHHTENGAHHLLDLYRRMIRDMLSYSSSVSSYDFESQHGIEEREQRTDTAVKRCGPILLDVGCIDRTRVLVDDTPRAELLEKAGIKFEGGKLRFQRSLFGGSLSIPIMHVDYATEGLLRNLMAFEECQIHTRNSIPTIISQYVHLMDDLIDSENDVAVLKREKIICSKLGSDAEIAVMFNCICKSITETKYESLEITMRQARKHYNSRLQRWVSEFKKENCSKPWYVVSGVVAALILVMTAVQTVYAVKKLRYRHMISG is encoded by the coding sequence ATGGTTATTAACATTAGTGAACAATATCCTCTAAAAAAGACGCTGTGCATTTATAGGGTGCCTGTTAACATAAGAGGACTGAAAGAGGAAGCTTATATTCCATCGGCTGTAGGGTTGGGGCTTTACCATCACAACATTAACCTATCTGTAATGGATGGACATAAGAAGGAAGCAGTTAAGAGAACTTTGTCCAGGATCAACCTCACCTCCCAGCAGTTAAATACAGAGCTTAATAAGAAGATTGAAAAGTTGGAGAATGAAATTAGGGATTGCTATCAAGATAGAGCAATTGAGTGCAGTGGACAAACTTTTGAGGACATATTTGTGAAGGATGCGTGCTTTATTCTTCAGTACATCAGGTCGTATGTGGGAATGGACGCAAGTCCTACAGATTCCACTAACTCTTGTTTTCAAAACTATGATCACCATGACGATTTCCACTCTTCTGTACAAAGCGACATttggaagttggaaaaccaaattCCTTTATTCATATTGATAACTATACTCCAATTGGAATTCAATGATCATGCAAAGGATAAGTTGGCTGAAATGCTTCAGATGTTCTTTCTTTTTCGACCATTTGTCTTCTATTTTACATCTTGCCGTAATAAAATTGAATCAAGACTGAAGCATCATACTGAAAATGGAGCACATCATCTGCTGGATTTATATCGAAGGATGATTAGAGATATGCTATCATATTCAAGCTCGGTATCTTCTTATGATTTTGAAAGTCAACATGGTATCGAGGAGAGGGAACAACGTACCGATACAGCGGTAAAAAGATGTGGGCCTATTCTACTGGATGTCGGTTGCATCGATCGCACGCGTGTTCTAGTGGATGACACTCCAAGAGCTGAATTACTAGAAAAGGCTGGTATAAAATTTGAGGGAGGAAAACTCCGATTTCAACGAAGTTTGTTTGGAGGCAGTCTTTCAATCCCTATAATGCACGTGGACTACGCGACAGAAGGATTATTGCGGAATTTGATGGCTTTTGAAGAGTGTCAAATACACACAAGAAATTCTATACCCACAATAATTTCTCAGTATGTACACTTAATGGATGACTTAATTGACTCTGAGAATGATGTTGCCGTACTTAAAAGAGAGAAAATCATTTGCAGTAAATTGGGGAGTGATGCAGAAATAGCTGTTATGTTTAATTGTATCTGCAAGTCAATTACTGAGACTAAATATGAGTCCTTGGAAATTACTATGAGACAAGCTAGAAAGCACTATAATAGCCGATTACAGAGATGGGTCAGTGAGTTCAAAAAGGAGAACTGTTCAAAACCATGGTATGTTGTCTCTGGTGTGGTAGCAGCACTTATTTTAGTGATGACTGCTGTCCAAACTGTCTATGCAGTGAAAAAGTTAAGGTACAGGCATATGATTTCAGGTTGA